The Carassius gibelio isolate Cgi1373 ecotype wild population from Czech Republic chromosome B14, carGib1.2-hapl.c, whole genome shotgun sequence genome has a segment encoding these proteins:
- the kazald2 gene encoding kazal-type serine peptidase inhibitor domain 2, whose amino-acid sequence MAYLLVLLVLMLVSVSESVHLDRLGRFDWQKSIRPGEGCPKKCHPERCPDVRQLQGCPAGLVRDQCGCCWECGNDEGQLCDPEPRSGSAFYGRCAEGLRCRAPRRNPAGEPRAICMCSKQEAVCVSDGKTYKNICQFRAAQHKQGKGQMLTLVHHGPCKSKPVITYAPRDIITTKGSDVIFSCEVSSYPLASIHWSKEGDVISFPADDSSTAVQARGGPRRFELTGWLQIQGVGPTDAGVYTCTARNAFGEVSASARLQVTHGGSQLRKEFREKEKNGAYRISGEEENVDDEDYEGQPSGYMYL is encoded by the exons ATGGCTTATTTACTAGTTTTACTGGTGCTGATGCTAGTTTCAGTATCTGAGTCTGTCCATTTGGATCGCCTCGGTCGCTTTGACTGGCAGAAGAGCATTCGACCAGGCGAGGGATGCCCTAAAAAGTGCCACCCTGAGCGCTGTCCAGATGTTAGGCAGCTGCAGGGTTGTCCAGCCGGGCTGGTTCGTGACCAGTGCGGGTGTTGCTGGGAATGTGGAAACGATGAGGGGCAACTGTGTGACCCGGAGCCTCGATCTGGGTCTGCTTTTTACGGGCGCTGTGCTGAAGGTCTGCGCTGCAGAGCCCCACGCAGAAACCCCGCAGGTGAACCCAGAGCCATCTGTATGTGCAGTAAGCAGGAAGCAGTCTGCGTTTCTGATGGAaagacatataaaaatatatgccaGTTTCGGGCGGCCCAACACAAGCAAGGCAAAGGTCAGATGCTGACATTGGTGCACCATGGACCCTGCAAGTCAA AACCAGTTATCACTTATGCTCCCCGTGACATCATCACAACCAAAGGAAGTGATGTCATCTTTTCCTGCGAGGTGTCATCTTATCCATTGGCCTCCATCCATTGGAGTAAAGAAGGAGACGTTATTTCTTTTCCTGCTGATGATTCAAGCACAGCTGTACAG GCCCGCGGGGGTCCGCGGCGGTTTGAATTGACCGGCTGGCTCCAGATTCAAGGAGTGGGGCCGACTGATGCAGGTGTGTACACATGCACCGCCAGGAACGCCTTCGGAGAGGTGTCTGCCTCCGCCAGATTACAGGTTACACATGGAG GTTCCCAGCTCAGGAAAGAGTTccgggaaaaagaaaaaaacggaGCTTATAGAATATCAGGCGAAGAGGAGAATGTCGATGATGAAGATTACGAAGGCCAGCCTAGTGGATATATGTATTTGTAA